A genomic window from Prunus persica cultivar Lovell chromosome G2, Prunus_persica_NCBIv2, whole genome shotgun sequence includes:
- the LOC18785929 gene encoding uncharacterized protein LOC18785929 → MAEATKRYAVVTGANKGIGFGTVKQLASNGVTVVLTARDEKRGLEAVEKLKEFGLSDLVVFHQLDVTEPSSITSLADFVKTQFGKLDILVNNAGMIGNQIKPEDFRSVVSGKKPEEIRWNAIPTTPNYKLAEEGLKTNYYGTKRVTEALLPLLQLSDSPRIVNVSSGVSKLVIFPNGWAKEVLSDAESLTEERIDAVLAELLEDFKQGLVENKSWPTIFPPYTVSKAAVNAYTRILAKKYPNFYINCVCPGFVKTDITFNTGTLTIEEGAESLVRLALLPNGGPTGHFFLCKEATPSKAKFITMAEATKRYAVVTGANKGVGFGTVKQLASNGVTVVLAARDEKRGLEAVEKLKEFGLSDLVVFHQLDVADSISVASFADFVKTQYGKLDILVNNAAINGSTVTPEAFKSAASGSKKAEEIDWSAISTTPNYELAEECLKTNYYGTKSVTAALLPLLQLSNSPRIVNVSSGVSKLTNFPNAWAKEVLSDAESLTEERIDAVVSGFLEDFKQGSLDSKSWPPIFPPYSVSKAAVNAYTRILANRYPSFCINAVSPGFVKTDLSFNTGILTIDEGAESLVRLALLPSGGPTGHYFSRKEVTPF, encoded by the exons ATGGCAGAAGCAACAAAGAG gTATGCAGTTGTCACAGGGGCTAATAAAGGGATTGGATTTGGCACAGTTAAGCAGTTGGCTTCAAATGGGGTCACTGTGGTGTTAACTGCTAGAGATGAGAAGAGGGGTCTTGAAGCTGTTGAGAAATTGAAAGAGTTTGGCCTCTCTGACCTTGTGGTTTTTCATCAGCTTGATGTTACAGAGCCTTCTAGCATTACTTCCTTGGCAGATTTTGTCAAAACCCAATTTGGGAAACTTGATATCTTG GTAAACAATGCAGGAATGATTGGAAACCAAATAAAGCCTGAAGATTTTAGATCAGTTGTAAGTGGTAAG AAGCCTGAAGAAATCCGTTGGAATGCAATACCGACGACACCGAACTACAAGTTAGCAGAAGAAGGCCTGAAAACAAACTACTATGGTACCAAAAGAGTGACTGAAGCACTTTTGCCCCTCCTCCAGCTCTCTGATTCACCAAGAATCGTTAATGTTTCTTCCGGTGTTTCTAAGCTTGTG ATTTTTCCAAATGGATGGGCTAAAGAGGTGCTAAGTGATGCCGAAAGCCTTACAGAAGAGAGAATAGATGCAGTGTTGGCTGAGCTTTTAGAAGACTTTAAACAAGGTTTGGTAGAAAACAAAAGTTGGCCAACTATATTTCCACCCTATACAGTCTCAAAAGCAGCTGTGAATGCGTACACTAGAATTCTGGCCAAGAAGTACCCCAACTTCTACATCAATTGTGTGTGCCCTGGATTTGTCAAGACAGATATAACCTTCAATACTGGCACCTTAACCATCGAAGAAGGTGCTGAAAGCCTTGTCAGGTTGGCGCTACTCCCCAATGGCGGTCCTACTGGCCACTTCTTTTTATGCAAAGAAGCAACCCC AAGTAAAGCAAAGTTCATAACAATGGCAGAAGCAACAAAGAG GTATGCAGTTGTCACAGGGGCCAATAAAGGGGTTGGATTTGGCACAGTTAAGCAGTTGGCTTCAAATGGGGTCACTGTGGTGTTAGCTGCTAGAGATGAGAAGAGGGGTCTTGAAGCCGTTGAAAAGTTAAAAGAGTTTGGCCTCTCCGACCTCGTGGTGTTTCATCAGCTTGATGTAGCAGACTCCATTAGCGTTGCTTCCTTTGCAGATTTTGTCAAAACCCAATATGGGAAACTTGATATCTTG GTAAACAATGCAGCAATTAATGGAAGCACAGTAACGCCTGAAGCTTTTAAATCAGCTGCAAGTGGTAGTAAG AAGGCTGAAGAAATCGATTGGAGTGCAATATCGACAACACCAAACTACGAGTTAGCAGAGGAATGCTTGAAAACAAACTACTATGGTACAAAAAGTGTGACTGCAGCACTTTTGCCCCTCCTTCAGCTATCCAATTCACCAAGAATCGTTAATGTTTCTTCCGGAGTTTCTAAGCTAACG AATTTTCCAAATGCATGGGCTAAGGAGGTACTAAGTGATGCTGAGAGCCTTACAGAAGAGAGAATTGATGCTGTGGTTAGTGGGTTTTTGGAAGACTTTAAACAAGGTTCTCTAGATTCCAAAAGCTGGCCTCCTATCTTTCCACCCTATTCAGTCTCAAAAGCAGCCGTGAATGCATACACTAGGATTCTGGCCAACAGGTATCCAAGTTTCTGCATCAATGCTGTCAGCCCTGGATTTGTCAAAACAGATTTGAGCTTCAATACCGGCATCTTAACTATCGACGAAGGTGCTGAAAGCCTCGTCAGGTTGGCGCTGCTCCCCAGTGGTGGTCCTACGGGCCATTACTTTAGCCGAAAAGAAGTGACacctttttga
- the LOC18787652 gene encoding phosphomannomutase, with protein sequence MAVRKPGVIALFDVDGTLTAPRKAVTPEMLGFIRELRKAVTVGIVGGSDLSKITEQLGRTVIDDYDYVFSENGLVAHKDRTLIGTQSLKTFLGEEKLKEFINFTLHYIADLDIPIKRGTFIEFRSGMLNVSPIGRNCSQEERDEFERFDKVQNIRPKMVSILREKFAHLNLTFSIGGQISFDVFPQGWDKTYCLRYLEKFQEIHFFGDKTYKGGNDHEIYESERTVGHTVTSPEDTIKQCKALFLSP encoded by the exons ATGGCTGTCAGGAAGCCTGGTGTGATTGCCTTGTTTGATGTTGATGGGACTCTCACAGCTCCTAGAAAG GCGGTTACTCCAGAAATGTTGGGGTTCATTCGAGAACTTAGGAAG GCTGTTACAGTGGGAATAGTTGGAGGATCTGACCTTTCTAAGATAACGGAGCAGCTTGGAAGGACAG TTATTGATGACTATGATTATGTATTTTCTGAGAATGGACTTGTGGCTCACAAAGACAGGACACTGATTGGCACCCAG AGCTTGAAGACATTTCTTGGAGAAGAGAAGCTGAAG GAATTTATCAATTTTACACTTCATTATATCGCAGACTTGGACATACCTATAAAGAG GGGTACATTTATAGAGTTCCGAAGTGGGATGCTTAATGTATCACCAATTGGGAGAAACTGTAGCCAAGAAGAAAGGGATGAATTTGAAAGATTTGACAAG GTTCAGAATATACGCCCAAAAATGGTATCCATCCTTCGCGAGAAGTTTGCTCACCTTAACTTGACATTTTCCATAGGAGGACAGATAAGCTTTGAT GTTTTCCCTCAAGGTTGGGACAAGACATACTGCTTGAGATACCTAGAGAAGTTTCAAGAAATCCATTTCTTTGGTGACAAAACTTACAAG GGAGGAAATGACCATGAAATTTATGAATCTGAACGAACCGTAGGTCATACAG TTACCAGCCCTGAAGATACAATCAAGCAGTGCAAAGCTCTCTTTCTGAGCCCCTGA